A genomic stretch from Streptomyces sp. QL37 includes:
- a CDS encoding serine protease translates to MGSGDRSKLVKICDQAGRPRGTGFVADDRGTVVTSHQAVTRSVPLTLHSADGLSCCVGPDDITELPALGLALLRTGGPATLGVEPLPIAVREQIGTGTYVRIAAHGWREARVLGTTPATYSEGGRDHPVSDALELALGTDGRDALRSGGAAVGGPVTDPRTGAVLGVLSTALSAGRETAGLAVPPAPRDAPAPLAEVLRRNANSVPGYGRDLNLAGALQLTATSLGNADSRPCGTEVVERPHISAEFTAFETGTGPVLGLVGAPGTGRTTELAALADRRARGPVPALTLWLRGADLLADDTSVTDAMARALQRSGRIITAAGARGDMETATPERVARLAAASGNPLLVVVDGPEEMPPLLAHRLAGWAVATAEWLLAHEVRMVVACRPEHWETAGALYPPGTLHRPERPAGGLPPAVRLGDLTAEQAERAAERYGIPPGTIAPGDDRHPLTLRLLAEVRAALPPDVPGRPGTEQVFAAHLDLACVRIAVRIGAQAEPRLRGAAVRRLAAKVAGQVHEAARRCLGPGQGELDRASFEELFPWRTGWASAVLTEGLLVPAGAGYRFAHEELGDWVQGAHLDLDAALHSLVHRWHADGASAEPVPAPQDPGEAHNLPVPRHRIGPVLQAMLLLERRQGHAALAHRMADLIEAMDRLPSGPGAGERLTDAAWWAAHLLRESLLRVPDARPCLGVLRVLAGRITRRSLSGGGPAALGPYAEFGPWFWRRIRLPEADRIDLLRRLLPADGAPRTDGGERFLDAVSRRLAAHPRTVQALLCRWFTDESPLPAEEGLPMRLTVAAAAQALLYARRDLAVDDLTEALVDTAHPRAAELLTTLAEDEPTALCRAVDRWARDEERPERRAAAAVHATLTAARDLAASDRALLRGAALTLLGRPDDRLLHAQALTVLVRDPGTGGRYLPQALRLFAAGDPRLPVGLLTEVFPEHPEPVLAALHARLSLPGEAADKVLRELAALDSPALALHAPGLVRRYIDSRGDAEEPGAQTAAYVDLRLEHSPAARALLLPLMAGLLRDRPVPPSVRAGLVRVLAATGSAASRALRAELLEVLLEFEQEKGRDPEVLDALLRAAAAGSGRRPEARTRALVHRTGMLLVRTPEGAARFDRGLVELARDVPGFAALVTRWLADAPQEWAAVVGPGARRTMEAPHGSRSGIPMPMQAAGREHGSLRPA, encoded by the coding sequence ATGGGCAGCGGGGACCGGTCGAAACTTGTGAAGATCTGCGATCAGGCCGGCCGGCCGCGGGGGACCGGATTCGTCGCGGACGACCGGGGCACGGTCGTCACCAGCCACCAGGCCGTCACACGCTCCGTGCCCCTGACGCTGCACTCCGCCGACGGCCTCAGCTGTTGTGTCGGGCCCGACGACATCACCGAGCTGCCCGCACTCGGCCTCGCCCTGCTGCGCACCGGCGGTCCCGCGACCCTGGGGGTGGAGCCGCTCCCCATCGCCGTACGGGAGCAGATCGGGACCGGCACCTACGTGCGGATCGCCGCCCACGGCTGGCGCGAGGCACGGGTGCTCGGGACGACCCCGGCGACGTACTCCGAGGGCGGGCGCGACCACCCCGTGAGCGACGCCCTGGAGCTCGCCCTCGGCACGGACGGGCGCGACGCGCTGCGGTCCGGCGGCGCCGCCGTCGGCGGGCCCGTGACGGACCCGCGCACCGGGGCCGTCCTCGGCGTGCTCTCGACCGCGCTGAGCGCCGGGCGCGAGACCGCCGGACTCGCGGTGCCACCGGCCCCCCGGGACGCCCCGGCGCCGCTGGCCGAGGTGCTCCGGCGCAACGCGAACAGCGTCCCCGGGTACGGCCGCGATCTCAACCTCGCGGGGGCCCTGCAGCTGACCGCCACGTCGCTCGGCAACGCGGACAGCCGGCCCTGCGGCACGGAGGTTGTCGAACGCCCCCACATCAGTGCGGAGTTCACCGCCTTCGAGACCGGCACGGGACCCGTGCTCGGCTTGGTCGGCGCCCCCGGGACCGGCCGCACCACGGAGCTCGCCGCCCTGGCCGACCGCCGCGCCCGCGGCCCCGTGCCCGCACTCACGCTCTGGCTGCGCGGGGCCGATCTGCTGGCCGACGACACCTCGGTCACCGACGCCATGGCCAGGGCGCTTCAGCGCTCCGGCAGGATCATCACCGCCGCCGGGGCCCGGGGCGACATGGAGACAGCCACCCCCGAGCGGGTGGCCCGCCTCGCCGCGGCCTCCGGGAACCCGCTCCTGGTCGTCGTGGACGGCCCGGAGGAGATGCCGCCCCTGCTGGCCCACCGGCTCGCCGGATGGGCCGTGGCTACGGCCGAGTGGCTGCTCGCCCACGAGGTGCGGATGGTCGTCGCCTGTCGCCCCGAGCACTGGGAGACCGCAGGCGCGCTCTACCCCCCGGGGACCCTGCACCGTCCGGAGCGGCCTGCCGGAGGCCTGCCGCCCGCGGTCCGGCTCGGCGACCTCACGGCGGAACAGGCCGAGCGGGCGGCGGAGCGGTACGGCATCCCGCCCGGCACGATCGCTCCCGGCGACGACCGGCACCCGCTCACGCTGCGCCTGCTCGCCGAGGTGCGGGCGGCACTGCCCCCCGACGTACCCGGCAGGCCCGGCACGGAACAGGTCTTCGCCGCCCATCTCGACCTCGCCTGCGTCCGGATCGCCGTCCGGATCGGGGCCCAGGCCGAGCCCCGGCTCCGGGGCGCCGCGGTCCGCAGACTGGCGGCGAAGGTCGCCGGCCAGGTCCACGAGGCCGCCAGGCGCTGCCTCGGGCCGGGCCAGGGCGAGCTGGACCGGGCGTCGTTCGAGGAGCTCTTCCCCTGGCGCACGGGCTGGGCGTCGGCCGTGCTCACCGAGGGCCTGCTGGTCCCGGCCGGCGCGGGATACCGCTTCGCCCACGAGGAGCTGGGTGACTGGGTGCAGGGCGCGCACCTCGACCTGGACGCGGCGCTGCACTCGCTGGTCCACCGCTGGCACGCCGACGGAGCCTCCGCGGAGCCCGTGCCCGCCCCGCAGGACCCGGGGGAAGCCCACAACCTTCCTGTGCCGCGCCACCGTATCGGCCCCGTGCTCCAGGCGATGCTCCTCCTGGAGCGGCGGCAGGGCCACGCGGCCCTCGCCCACCGCATGGCCGACCTGATCGAGGCGATGGACCGCCTGCCGTCCGGTCCGGGCGCGGGGGAGCGGCTCACCGATGCCGCCTGGTGGGCCGCGCACCTGCTCCGGGAGAGCCTGCTCAGGGTCCCCGACGCCCGGCCCTGCCTCGGGGTTCTGCGGGTGCTCGCCGGACGGATCACCCGGCGCTCCCTGTCCGGCGGCGGCCCGGCCGCCCTCGGGCCCTACGCGGAATTCGGGCCGTGGTTCTGGCGCCGGATCCGGCTTCCCGAAGCCGACCGGATCGATCTCCTGCGCCGCCTCCTGCCCGCGGACGGCGCCCCCCGTACGGACGGCGGCGAACGGTTCCTGGACGCCGTCTCCCGGCGCCTGGCCGCCCACCCGAGGACCGTGCAGGCGCTGCTGTGCCGCTGGTTCACCGACGAGAGCCCCCTGCCCGCAGAGGAGGGCCTGCCGATGCGGCTGACCGTGGCCGCCGCCGCGCAGGCACTCCTGTACGCCCGCCGGGACCTCGCCGTCGACGACCTGACCGAGGCGCTCGTCGACACCGCCCACCCGCGCGCCGCCGAACTGCTCACCACTCTCGCCGAGGACGAGCCGACCGCCCTCTGCCGGGCCGTCGACCGGTGGGCGCGCGACGAGGAACGGCCCGAGCGGCGCGCGGCCGCGGCGGTCCACGCCACGCTCACCGCGGCCCGCGACCTCGCCGCCTCCGACCGCGCCCTGCTGCGCGGGGCGGCCCTCACCCTGCTGGGCCGGCCGGACGACAGGCTCCTGCACGCCCAGGCCCTCACCGTCCTCGTACGGGACCCGGGTACAGGCGGGCGGTACCTGCCGCAGGCCCTGAGGCTCTTCGCGGCCGGAGACCCCCGGCTGCCGGTGGGTCTGCTCACGGAGGTGTTCCCCGAGCATCCCGAACCGGTCCTGGCCGCGCTGCACGCCCGTCTTTCGCTGCCCGGGGAGGCCGCCGACAAGGTCCTGCGGGAACTGGCCGCCCTGGACTCCCCGGCCCTGGCGCTGCACGCCCCGGGCCTCGTACGCCGCTACATCGACAGCCGCGGCGACGCCGAGGAGCCCGGGGCACAGACCGCCGCCTACGTGGATCTCCGGCTGGAGCACAGTCCTGCCGCCCGGGCGCTCCTGCTGCCCCTGATGGCCGGGCTGCTGCGGGACCGCCCCGTGCCCCCGTCCGTACGTGCCGGGCTGGTCCGGGTGCTCGCCGCCACGGGGAGTGCGGCTTCGAGGGCGCTGCGGGCGGAGCTGCTGGAGGTTCTGCTGGAGTTCGAACAGGAGAAGGGGAGGGACCCTGAGGTCCTCGACGCCCTGCTGAGGGCGGCGGCGGCCGGGTCCGGCCGCCGCCCCGAGGCCCGCACACGGGCTCTGGTGCACCGCACGGGGATGCTCCTCGTACGGACGCCCGAGGGCGCGGCCCGCTTCGACCGCGGCCTGGTCGAACTCGCCCGGGACGTCCCCGGCTTCGCGGCCCTCGTCACCCGCTGGCTGGCGGACGCCCCGCAGGAGTGGGCCGCCGTCGTGGGCCCCGGCGCCCGGCGGACGATGGAGGCGCCGCACGGCTCGCGGTCCGGGATCCCCATGCCGATGCAGGCCGCGGGACGTGAGCATGGCAGTCTTAGACCTGCGTAA
- a CDS encoding bifunctional riboflavin kinase/FAD synthetase — MHCWRGLEDIPEGWGRSVVTIGSYDGVHRGHQLIIGRAVERARELGVPSVVVTFDPHPSEVVRPGTHPPLLAPHQRRAELMAGLGVDAVLILPFTSEFSKLSPADFVAKVLVDKLHAKLVIEGPNFRFGHRAAGNVTFLAELGPTYDFQVEVIDLYVSGEAGGGEPFSSTLTRRLVAEGDVEGAAEILGRPHRVEGVVVRGAQRGRELGFPTANVETLPHTAIPADGVYAGWLTVNGEAMPAAISVGTNPQFEGTERTVEAYAIDRVGLDLYGLHVAVDFLAYVRGMLKFESIDDLLVAMAADVKRSSELIAAYERA, encoded by the coding sequence GTGCACTGCTGGCGTGGCTTGGAGGACATCCCTGAGGGCTGGGGGCGCAGTGTCGTCACCATCGGCTCCTACGACGGGGTGCACCGCGGACACCAGCTGATCATCGGCCGTGCCGTGGAGCGGGCCCGCGAGCTCGGCGTGCCCTCCGTCGTCGTCACCTTCGACCCGCACCCCAGCGAGGTCGTCCGCCCCGGCACGCACCCGCCACTGCTCGCACCGCACCAGCGTCGCGCCGAGCTCATGGCCGGACTGGGGGTGGACGCGGTGCTGATCCTGCCGTTCACCTCCGAGTTCTCCAAGCTCTCGCCCGCGGACTTCGTCGCGAAGGTGCTCGTCGACAAGCTCCACGCGAAGCTGGTCATCGAGGGCCCCAACTTCCGCTTCGGACACCGGGCGGCGGGCAACGTCACCTTCCTCGCCGAGCTCGGTCCGACGTACGACTTCCAGGTCGAGGTCATCGACCTCTACGTGAGCGGTGAGGCGGGCGGCGGCGAGCCGTTCTCCTCCACGCTCACCCGCCGTCTGGTCGCCGAGGGCGACGTCGAAGGGGCCGCGGAGATCCTCGGCCGCCCGCACCGCGTCGAGGGCGTCGTGGTGCGTGGCGCCCAGCGGGGCCGCGAGCTGGGCTTCCCCACGGCGAACGTGGAGACCCTGCCGCACACCGCGATCCCCGCCGACGGTGTCTACGCCGGCTGGCTCACGGTGAACGGCGAGGCGATGCCCGCCGCGATCTCCGTGGGCACGAACCCGCAGTTCGAGGGCACGGAGCGGACCGTCGAGGCGTACGCGATCGACCGCGTCGGTCTCGACCTGTACGGGCTGCACGTCGCGGTGGACTTCCTCGCCTACGTACGCGGCATGCTGAAGTTCGAGTCGATCGACGACCTGCTCGTCGCGATGGCCGCCGACGTGAAGCGTTCCAGCGAACTGATCGCGGCGTACGAGCGGGCCTGA
- a CDS encoding XdhC family protein, with the protein MRELLSELRDWHTAGTPFALATVVAVRGSAPRAPGALMAVSATGTVAGSVSGGCVESDVYEVATETLTTGRTELRTYGISDDEAFGTGLTCGGTIDVLVQPFVTAADRDGLRELVDTVAAGEPVALATVVSGAARPGARRVVLTGRVSGSLGDEGLDAAVTDDARGLLAQGATGSVRYGAHGERRMQDVTVFVQTYAPAPRMLVFGAIDHAAATARIGSFLGYRVTVCDARPAFATRERFPTADEVVCAWPHTYLESTPVDARTVVCVLTHDPKFDVPLLVAALRTPAAYIGVMGSRRTHADRSARLREAGVDEAELARLASPVGLDLGARTPEETAVSIAAEIIQHRWGGTGRPLGELAGAIHHDRGVS; encoded by the coding sequence ATGCGTGAACTGCTGTCGGAACTGCGCGACTGGCACACGGCCGGTACGCCCTTCGCCCTGGCCACCGTCGTCGCGGTGCGGGGCAGCGCGCCACGGGCCCCCGGCGCACTCATGGCGGTGTCCGCGACGGGCACGGTGGCGGGCAGCGTCTCCGGCGGGTGCGTGGAGAGCGATGTGTACGAGGTCGCCACCGAGACGCTCACCACCGGCCGGACGGAGCTGCGGACCTACGGCATCAGCGACGACGAGGCCTTCGGCACCGGGCTGACCTGCGGCGGCACGATCGACGTCCTGGTGCAGCCCTTCGTCACAGCGGCCGACCGGGACGGACTGCGGGAACTCGTCGACACCGTCGCCGCGGGAGAACCCGTCGCGCTCGCCACCGTGGTGTCCGGAGCGGCACGGCCCGGCGCCCGCAGGGTGGTCCTGACCGGCCGTGTCAGCGGTTCGCTCGGCGACGAAGGTCTCGACGCCGCCGTCACCGACGACGCGCGCGGGCTGCTCGCCCAGGGAGCCACGGGCAGTGTCCGGTACGGCGCGCACGGCGAGCGCCGGATGCAGGACGTCACGGTCTTCGTCCAGACCTACGCCCCCGCGCCCCGCATGCTCGTCTTCGGGGCCATCGACCACGCGGCGGCCACCGCGAGGATCGGGTCCTTCCTCGGCTACCGGGTGACGGTGTGCGACGCCCGCCCCGCCTTCGCCACCCGGGAGCGCTTCCCCACGGCGGACGAGGTCGTCTGTGCCTGGCCGCACACCTACCTGGAGTCGACCCCGGTGGACGCGCGCACCGTCGTCTGCGTCCTGACCCACGACCCGAAGTTCGACGTCCCCCTGCTGGTCGCCGCGCTGCGCACACCGGCCGCGTACATCGGTGTGATGGGCAGCCGGCGCACCCACGCCGACCGGAGCGCCCGGCTGAGGGAGGCGGGGGTGGACGAGGCGGAACTGGCCCGCCTCGCCTCACCCGTCGGCCTCGACCTCGGAGCCCGTACGCCCGAGGAGACGGCCGTCTCCATCGCCGCCGAGATCATTCAGCACCGCTGGGGCGGCACGGGCCGTCCCCTGGGTGAGCTGGCGGGCGCGATCCACCACGACCGCGGCGTCTCCTAG
- a CDS encoding ABC transporter ATP-binding protein, with the protein MTTTPPAPLLSAQALEVAFPGRRGAATARAVDGVDLDIRPGEIVALVGESGCGKTTLARSLLGLVPPTAGRVTFGGEPLDYAGRALKAYRKRVQLVLQDPSGSLNPRHTVYDAVAEGLRIHGYAGDEREAVSGALARAGLRPPERFFLRYPHELSGGQRQRVVIAGALVLEPELIVADEPVASLDASVRGEILALLLRLRDELGLSALVVTHDLGLAWNIADRVAVMYLGRIVETGDVEQILTAPRHPYTQALLSVLPEADGEPVLLTGEPPDPSKVPSGCRFHARCQILASGEAERAGVADACRTKDLPVLEGDGRTQVACHWAAAGAGVS; encoded by the coding sequence ATGACGACCACTCCCCCGGCCCCCCTGCTCAGCGCCCAGGCACTGGAGGTCGCGTTCCCCGGGCGGCGCGGGGCGGCGACGGCGCGGGCGGTGGACGGGGTGGACCTCGACATCCGTCCCGGTGAGATCGTCGCCCTGGTCGGCGAATCGGGCTGCGGGAAGACGACGCTGGCCCGGTCGCTGCTCGGGCTGGTGCCGCCCACGGCCGGCCGCGTCACGTTCGGCGGCGAGCCCCTCGACTACGCGGGCCGGGCGCTCAAGGCGTACCGCAAGCGGGTGCAGCTGGTGCTCCAGGACCCCAGCGGCTCCCTCAACCCCCGCCACACGGTGTACGACGCGGTGGCGGAGGGCCTGCGCATCCACGGCTACGCGGGCGACGAGCGGGAGGCCGTGTCCGGGGCGCTGGCGCGGGCGGGGCTGCGGCCCCCGGAGCGGTTCTTCCTGCGCTATCCGCACGAGCTGTCCGGCGGTCAGCGCCAGCGCGTCGTGATCGCGGGCGCACTGGTCCTGGAGCCGGAGCTGATCGTCGCGGACGAGCCCGTGGCCTCGCTGGACGCCTCCGTACGCGGCGAGATCCTCGCGCTCCTGCTCCGGCTGCGGGACGAACTGGGCCTCTCCGCACTGGTGGTGACGCATGATCTGGGGCTGGCCTGGAACATCGCGGACCGGGTGGCGGTGATGTATCTCGGCCGGATCGTGGAGACGGGTGACGTCGAGCAGATCCTCACGGCTCCCCGGCACCCGTACACCCAGGCCCTGCTGTCCGTGCTGCCGGAGGCGGACGGTGAGCCCGTGCTGCTGACGGGCGAACCCCCGGACCCCTCGAAGGTCCCGTCCGGCTGCCGCTTCCACGCCCGGTGCCAGATCCTGGCCTCGGGCGAGGCGGAGCGCGCGGGCGTCGCGGACGCGTGCCGCACGAAGGATCTGCCGGTGCTGGAGGGAGACGGCCGCACCCAGGTGGCCTGCCACTGGGCGGCCGCGGGGGCGGGCGTCTCCTAG
- a CDS encoding ABC transporter ATP-binding protein, with translation MTAVKTESVPKPETGQPLLDVRNLHVTYGSGASAVPAVRGVDLRVEAGQKLGIAGESGCGKSTLALALLRLLPATATLSGEILLDGEDILTMKWGRLRAVRWAGASIVFQGAMHSLNAVHRIGDQIAEPILLHGKGTPAAARRRAGELLEQVGLPAARADAYPHELSGGQRQRVMIAMALACDPRLIIADEPTTALDVMIQAQILRLIEQLVSDQDLGLIMISHDLAVLSDTCDRLSVMYAGRVVEEGPAKKVYENARHPYSSALSAAFPRIGDLSSRHAPRGLPGDPPDPSALPSGCTFHPRCAAALDSCATEDQELRPAGPARRAACVLVEPEATATPGPQGGTEEARSTS, from the coding sequence TTGACCGCCGTGAAGACCGAGAGCGTTCCGAAGCCGGAGACCGGGCAGCCGCTGCTCGACGTCCGGAACCTGCATGTCACCTACGGCTCCGGGGCCTCGGCCGTCCCCGCCGTACGGGGGGTCGACCTGCGGGTCGAGGCGGGCCAGAAGCTGGGCATCGCCGGGGAGTCCGGCTGCGGGAAGTCGACACTGGCACTCGCCCTGCTGCGGCTGCTGCCCGCCACCGCGACCCTGAGCGGTGAGATCCTGCTGGACGGCGAGGACATCCTCACCATGAAGTGGGGGCGGCTGCGTGCCGTGCGCTGGGCGGGGGCGTCGATCGTCTTCCAGGGCGCGATGCACTCGCTGAACGCCGTGCACCGCATCGGGGACCAGATCGCCGAACCGATCCTGCTGCACGGCAAGGGCACCCCGGCGGCCGCCCGAAGGCGCGCCGGTGAGCTGCTGGAACAGGTGGGGCTTCCGGCCGCACGGGCGGACGCCTATCCGCACGAGCTGTCCGGCGGTCAGCGCCAGCGCGTGATGATCGCGATGGCGCTGGCCTGCGACCCGCGGCTGATCATCGCCGACGAGCCCACCACGGCTCTCGACGTGATGATCCAGGCGCAGATCCTGCGGCTGATCGAACAGCTCGTCAGCGACCAGGACCTCGGCCTGATCATGATCAGCCACGATCTGGCGGTGCTCTCCGACACCTGCGACCGGCTGTCGGTGATGTACGCGGGCCGGGTCGTCGAGGAGGGCCCGGCGAAGAAGGTCTACGAGAACGCCCGGCACCCGTACAGCAGCGCCCTGTCCGCCGCGTTCCCGCGGATCGGTGACCTGTCGTCGCGGCACGCGCCGCGCGGCCTGCCGGGAGATCCCCCGGACCCGTCGGCGCTGCCCTCCGGCTGTACGTTCCATCCGCGCTGCGCGGCCGCGCTGGACTCCTGTGCCACCGAGGACCAGGAGCTGCGGCCGGCCGGCCCGGCCCGGCGGGCGGCCTGTGTGCTGGTGGAGCCGGAAGCGACCGCGACGCCCGGTCCGCAGGGCGGTACCGAGGAAGCAAGGAGCACCTCATGA
- a CDS encoding ABC transporter permease has protein sequence MTTSTDAAPAIGPRALTWARRRQAAARFWQQYRSHRAGLAGLAVLALIALTALAAPLLVGADSQSVTSAPGGPLESPSGAFPLGTDQFGRSLLALLVWGTRVSLTVGLLAAFLSVAIGTLVGITAGHFKGWYGNIVMRITDWFLVMPTLVLAIALATVLSRSLWTTVLAIGVTTWPTTARLVRAQTLSVESRPYIERSKALGGGHGHIMSRHVLPNVMPLVLAQTTLVISTAILTEATLAFLGLGDPTIVSWGGLLQDAREAGAVSSGNWWYLAPPGLAIAVVALAFTLCGRTIESVLNPKLGVSR, from the coding sequence ATGACGACCTCGACCGACGCCGCGCCGGCCATCGGCCCGCGCGCACTGACCTGGGCCCGCCGGCGCCAGGCCGCGGCCCGCTTCTGGCAGCAGTACCGGAGCCACCGGGCGGGCCTGGCCGGCCTGGCCGTGCTCGCGCTGATCGCCCTGACCGCGCTGGCGGCCCCGCTGCTGGTCGGCGCGGACTCGCAGAGCGTCACCAGCGCGCCGGGCGGCCCGCTGGAGTCGCCGAGCGGCGCGTTCCCCCTCGGCACCGACCAGTTCGGCCGCAGCCTGCTCGCCCTCCTGGTGTGGGGGACGCGGGTGTCACTGACCGTCGGCCTGCTCGCCGCCTTCCTCTCGGTGGCCATCGGGACGCTGGTGGGCATCACGGCCGGTCACTTCAAGGGCTGGTACGGCAACATCGTCATGCGGATCACGGACTGGTTCCTCGTGATGCCGACGCTGGTGCTCGCCATCGCGCTGGCCACCGTGCTCTCGCGGTCCCTCTGGACGACCGTCCTCGCCATCGGCGTGACGACCTGGCCGACGACCGCGCGGCTCGTGCGGGCGCAGACGCTGTCCGTGGAGTCCCGTCCGTACATCGAGCGCTCCAAGGCGCTCGGGGGCGGGCACGGCCACATCATGTCCCGCCATGTGCTGCCCAATGTCATGCCGCTGGTGCTCGCACAGACCACGCTGGTGATCTCCACCGCCATCCTCACCGAGGCGACCCTCGCCTTCCTCGGGCTCGGCGATCCCACGATCGTCTCCTGGGGCGGGCTGCTCCAGGACGCCCGTGAGGCCGGAGCGGTCAGTTCCGGCAACTGGTGGTACCTCGCTCCGCCCGGACTCGCCATCGCGGTCGTCGCCCTCGCGTTCACGCTCTGCGGCCGCACCATCGAGTCCGTGCTCAACCCCAAGCTGGGGGTGTCCCGTTGA
- a CDS encoding ABC transporter permease — protein sequence MSTESTPALVKGAAGVDAVQTDGPAPAGPSARSPRARSTTAYLRYAAGKLAGAAVSLFAVLVTSFFLFRLIPGDPVKQMTGGRQVSTEQIAAMRKEFGLDLPLWQQFTEYCGNALTGDFGTSYQFRAPVMDKIAEALPATLLLTGTAFVIYTAIGIWLGARSAWRNGSAGDRFHTAFALTLYSVPSFWLGLLLIITLSVGIGPIPGLFPTGGMESGSESGFAYVLDVAHHLVLPVITLVAVEYARTLLVMRSSLLDEMGSDYLTTARAKGLRDDLVRRRHAVPNAMLPTVTLLFVNLGNTVAGAILVETVFSWPGLGGLFYQALSVPDLPLVQALFFIFAAAVILMNTLADVIYPLLDPRVGR from the coding sequence ATGAGCACAGAAAGCACTCCCGCGCTCGTGAAGGGCGCGGCGGGCGTGGACGCTGTGCAGACCGACGGTCCGGCTCCGGCCGGGCCGTCGGCCCGCAGTCCGCGTGCGCGCAGCACGACCGCGTACCTCCGCTATGCGGCGGGCAAGCTGGCCGGTGCGGCCGTCTCGCTGTTCGCCGTGCTCGTCACCAGCTTCTTCCTGTTCCGTCTGATCCCCGGCGACCCGGTCAAGCAGATGACCGGCGGCCGACAGGTGTCGACCGAGCAGATCGCCGCGATGCGCAAGGAATTCGGCCTGGACCTGCCGCTGTGGCAGCAGTTCACCGAATACTGCGGCAACGCCCTGACCGGGGACTTCGGTACGTCGTACCAGTTCCGCGCTCCCGTCATGGACAAGATCGCCGAGGCGCTCCCCGCGACGCTGCTGCTCACCGGCACCGCGTTCGTGATCTACACGGCGATCGGCATCTGGCTCGGCGCCAGGTCCGCCTGGCGCAACGGCTCGGCGGGCGACCGCTTCCACACGGCCTTCGCGCTGACGCTGTACTCGGTGCCCTCGTTCTGGCTGGGGCTGCTCCTGATCATCACCCTGTCGGTCGGCATCGGGCCCATCCCCGGTCTCTTCCCGACCGGCGGCATGGAGTCCGGCAGCGAGAGCGGCTTCGCCTACGTCCTCGACGTGGCCCACCACCTGGTGCTGCCGGTCATCACCCTTGTCGCCGTCGAGTACGCGCGCACCCTGCTGGTGATGCGCTCCTCGCTGCTCGACGAGATGGGCAGCGACTATCTGACGACGGCCCGCGCGAAGGGGCTCCGCGACGACCTCGTGCGCCGCCGGCACGCCGTCCCGAACGCGATGCTGCCGACGGTGACGCTGCTCTTCGTCAACCTGGGCAACACCGTGGCCGGTGCCATCCTGGTGGAGACGGTGTTCTCCTGGCCCGGCCTGGGCGGCCTCTTCTACCAGGCGCTGAGCGTGCCCGACCTGCCACTGGTGCAGGCGCTGTTCTTCATCTTCGCCGCCGCGGTGATCCTGATGAACACGCTCGCCGACGTGATCTATCCGCTCCTCGATCCCCGGGTGGGCCGATGA